From a single Equus asinus isolate D_3611 breed Donkey chromosome 2, EquAss-T2T_v2, whole genome shotgun sequence genomic region:
- the MAP1A gene encoding microtubule-associated protein 1A isoform X3 gives METEAGPGRPRGVAMETSPGLGLRSPGSPLAQNPAEPLCEAGAPVAAARWDLRKHSLLIVIGDIGTESQLRAVRAHLEQGILSWNIDLSSFDLNQQLRLFITRHLAHFSSEVKGQRTLCHQSEILETIILVNPSANSISSEVHHLLSSPSAHKLLILSGQSLEPGGDLILQSGTYSYQNFAQVLHNPEIAQLLSNRDPGIQAFLTVSCLGEGDWSHLGLSSSQETLHLRLNPEPTLPTMDGVAEFSEYVSETVDVPSPFDLLEPPTSGGFLKLSKPCCYIFPGGRGDSALFAVNGFNILVDGGSDRKSCFWKLVRHLDRIDSVLLTHIGADNLPGINGLLQRKVAELEEEQSQGSSSYSDWVKNLISPELGVVFFNVPDKLRLPDASRKAKRSIEEACLTLQHLNRLGIQAEPLYRVVSNTIEPLTLFHKMGVGRLDMYVLNPVKDSKEMQFLMQKWAGNSKAKTGIVLANGKEAEISVPYLTSITALVVWLPANPTEKIVRVLFPGNAPQNKILEGLEKLRHLDFLRYPVATQKDLAAGAVPANLKPSKIKQRADSKESLKATTKTAVSKLAKREELAEEGAKEARSELAKELAKTEKKVKESSEKPAEKPAKPERVRTESSEALKAEKRKLIKDKVGKKHLKEKISKLEEKKDKEKKEIKKEKKELKKDEGRKEEKKDAKKEEKRKDTKLEVKKISKSDLKPFTPEVRKTLYKAKAPGRVKMDKSRAARGEKELSSEPRTPPAQKGAVPVPTVSEHRELALSSPEDLTQDFEDMKREERELLAEQRDIGLGEKPLPPDTMEEGLPSIAAQGTPLSVPGLEQEEPVVKEKEAVPDILEEQGSKDRGPDSGAETEEEKDTWEQKKQREAERLPDRTEDRDESEPEVKEDVIEKAELEEMEELHPSDEEEEETKAESFYHKHMQETLKVTPQGKEALGGRDLGLQGKAPEKETSSFLSSLATPAGATEHVSYIQDETIPGYSETEQTISDEEIHDEPEDRPAPPRFPTSTYDLPGPEGPSPFEASQPPDSAIPATSSKGYGAPETELTYPPNMVAAPLAEEEHVSSATSITECDKLSSFATSVAEDQSVASLTAPQTEETGKSSLLLDTVTSIPSSRTEATQGLDYVPSAGTISPTSSLEEDKGFKSPPCEDFSVTGELEKKGEIAGKGLPGERAVEEEEEETANVEMSEKLHSQYGTPMFGVPGHTLHPGEPAFGEVEERCLSPDDSTVKMASPPPSGPPSATHTPFHQSPVEEKSEPQDFQEAGSWEDTKHTPSVGREDAAEETVKPGPEEGTLGEKAKVSPPRSPLAQESPINIAEGHIGCTIQLLPEQDKAIVFETVEAGESTGPILGSEALPRDLRTSLQEPGEPQKDEVLQFPDRGISPEDAESLSVLSVVSPDIANQEAIPKSTCGLTEPQLHKDLWPEVSPEDTRSLSLSEESPSKETSLDISSKQLSPESLGTLQFGELSLGKEEKGPLMQTEDTFHHLAPASIPEPHAGTVSPPTMGTTGYSAQADITDESPEGKLPASSFSHYTLLGDGKHSPGGMTSPGEHILTPDSSLTKSPESLPSPAMEDIAMEWEGKVPELKDRTPEQDKGLEAKDEVLQQKDETLEQKDIVIEQKDTGIDQKDEALEEKNKAVEQQDKALEQKRRDLEQRDTALEQKDKALEPQDKDLEPKDRDLEPKDKDLEPKDRDLEPKDEDLEQKDRDLEQKDKDLEQEDKVPEEKDETLEQKIRDFEHKDKVPEDQVPELKGKLLEQTDKAPEQKDKAEEQKDMDLEQKGKALEQKDKVLEKKDQALEQKYWALGQKDEALEQNNKSVKQKDKVLEEKTQEQESLVQEDKTMKPKKILEEKPPEKVEAVEQKEEALPEKTKALGLEESPVQEDKAQEQEEKTWKEQDVVQEWRETSPTREEPFGKQKEPARTWEDTSPEQEDRYWRGREDVALEQDTYWRELSCERKVWFPHELDGQGARPRYTEEGESTFLDEGPDDERKVPPLEHTPQSPWASDFKGFQEPSPQKGLEVERWLAESPVGLPPEEEDKLTRSPFEILSPPSSPPEMARQRVPPAPGEESPISEPNPMLPMRNEPTTPSWLADIPPWVPKDRALPPAPLSPAPAPPTPAPEPHTPAPFSWGTAEYDSVVAAVQEGAAELEGGPYSPLGKDYRKAEGEREEEGGAGAPDSSPCSSKVPEASESHGTKEPEQTEPEQREPTPYPDERSFQYADIYEQMMLTGLGPACPTREPPLGAAGDWPPRISTKEEAAGRNTSAEKELSSPVSPKTLQFDTPTFSYAALAGPTVPARQEPEPRPSVEPSLIPPAVPPRVPIPLSKGPSPPLNGNILSCSPDRRTPSPKESGRGHWDDSTSDSELEKGAREQPEKETQSPSPPHPITAGPPTLWPESEAHTSPSSDSQLGPARPSLDFPASAFGFSSLQPAPPQLPSPAEPRSAPCGSLAFSGDRALALAPGPPTRARHDEYLEVTKAPSLDSSLPQLPSPGSPGAPLLSNLPRPASPVLSEGSSSEATTPVISSVAERFPPGLEAAEQGSVELVPGIEPAAHSLWDLTPLSLAPPASLDLAPAPAPSLPGDMDDGTLPCRLECSGATTKKPSSFQGPSGDCATNGPTETSPNPPGPALTKAEKEEAEVCPAWERGAWPEGAERSSQPDTQLSSEQPLCPGGASGGQPRSTSPETEAGPQGCAAEPRPHRGELSPSFLNPPLPHSTDDSDRSTEEARLVGRGGRRRMGGPGATGGPCPVADETPPTSASDSGSSQSDSDVPPETEECPSITAEAALDSDEDGDFLPVDKAGGISGTHHPRPGHDPPPIPQPDPHPSPPRPDVCMADPEGLSSESGRVERLREKEKAQGRVGRRAPGRAKPASPARRLDLRGKRSPTPGKGPADRASRVPPRPRSTPSQVTPAEEKDGHSPMSKGLVNGLKAGPSDFDPYS, from the exons ATGGAGACCGAGGCTGGGCCCGGGCGGCCTCGCGGCGTTGCCATGGAGACAAGTCCCGGGCTGGGGCTCCGAAGCCCCGGCTCACCGCTAGCTCAGAACCCTGCGGAGCCGCTGTGCGAGGCCGGAGCTCCGGTGGCGGCGGCACGCTGGGACCTGCGGAAACACTCTTTGCTCATCGTGATCGGCGATATCGGTACAGAGAGTCAGCTGAGGGCCGTGAGGGCCCACCTTGAACAAG gGATTCTCTCCTGGAACATTGACTTATCATCCTTTGACTTGAACCAACAATTGAGACTCTTCATTACCCGGCACCTAGCTCACTTCTCCTCAGAGGTCAAAG GCCAGAGGACCCTCTGCCACCAGAGTGAGATCCTAGAGACCATCATCCTGGTAAACCCCAGTGCCAACAGCATCAGCTCTGAG GTTCACCATCTCCTTAGCAGCCCATCAGCTCACAAACTACTGATCTTGAGTGGGCAAAGTTTAGAGCCTGGGGGAGATCTCATCCTACAGAGTGGCACCTACTCCTATCAAAACTTTGCCCAGGTCCTTCACAATCCAGAG ATTGCCCAATTGCTCAGCAATAGAGACCCTGGAATCCAGGCCTTCCTCACTGTGTCCTGTTTAGGGGAGGGTGATTGGAGCCACCTGGGACTATCCAGTTCCCAAGAGACCCTACACCTCCGGCTAAACCCTGAGCCCACACTGCCCACCATGGATGGCGTGGCTGAGTTCTCCGAGTACGTCTCTGAGACCGTGGATGTGCCGTCCCCCTTTGACCTGCTAGAGCCCCCCACCTCAGGGGGCTTCCTCAAGCTCTCTAAGCCTTGCTGCTACATCTTCCCCGGTGGCCGTGGGGACTCTGCCCTCTTTGCCGTTAATGGTTTCAACATCCTGGTGGATGGTGGCTCTGATCGCAAGTCCTGCTTCTGGAAGCTGGTACGGCACCTGGACCGCATTGACTCAGTGCTGCTCACACACATCGGGGCAGACAATCTGCCAGGCATCAATGGACTCCTGCAGCGCAAAGTGGCAGAACTGGAGGAGGAGCAGTCCCAGGGCTCTAGCAGCTACAGCGACTGGGTGAAGAACCTCATCTCCCCTGAGCTCGGAGTTGTCTTTTTCAACGTGCCTGATAAGCTGCGGCTGCCTGATGCCTCCCGGAAGGCTAAGCGCAGCATTGAGGAGGCCTGCCTCACGCTGCAGCACCTAAACCGTCTGGGCATCCAAGCCGAGCCTCTGTACCGTGTGGTCAGCAACACCATTGAGCCGCTGACCCTCTTCCACAAGATGGGTGTGGGCCGGCTGGACATGTACGTCCTCAACCCTGTCAAGGACAGCAAGGAGATGCAGTTCCTCATGCAAAAGTGGGCAGGCAATAGTAAAGCTAAGACAGGCATTGTGCTGGCTAATGGGAAGGAGGCTGAGATCTCGGTACCCTACCTGACATCTATCACTGCTCTGGTGGTCTGGCTACCAGCCAACCCCACTGAGAAGATTGTGCGTGTGCTTTTTCCAGGGAATGCTCCCCAGAACAAGATCTTGGAGGGCCTGGAAAAGCTTCGGCACCTGGACTTCCTACGCTACCCTGTGGCCACACAGAAGGACCTGGCTGCTGGGGCTGTGCCTGCTAACCTCAAACCTAGCAAAATCAAACAGCGGGCTGACAGCAAGGAGAGCCTCAAGGCCACAACCAAGACAGCTGTGAGTAAGCTGGCCAAACGGGAGGAGCTGGCTGAAGAGGGAGCCAAGGAGGCCCGCTCAGAACTGGCCAAAGAGTTAGCTAAGACAGAGAAGAAGGTAAAAGAGTCATCTGAGAAGCCTGCAGAGAAGCCTGCCAAGCCTGAGAGGGTGCGGACAGAGTCGAGTGAGGCATTGAAGGCAGAGAAGCGAAAGCTGATCAAAGACAAGGTGGGGAAGAAGCACCTGAAAGAAAAGATATCAaagctggaagagaaaaaagacaaagagaaaaaagagatcaagaaggagaagaaggagctcaagaaagatgaaggaaggaaggaggagaagaaggatgccaagaaggaggagaagaggaaagatacCAAACTTGAGGTCAAGAAGATTTCTAAGTCAGACCTGAAGCCCTTTACCCCTGAGGTACGTAAGACACTCTACAAAGCCAAGGCCCCTGGCAGAGTCAAGATGGACAAGAGCCGGGCTGCCCGTGGGGAGAAGGAGCTGTCCTCTGAGCCCCGGACACCACCAGCCCAGAAGGGAGCTGTACCAGTCCCAACAGTCAGTGAGCACAGGGAGCTGGCCCTGTCTTCACCAGAGGATCTCACACAGGACTTTGAGGACATGAAGCGTGAGGAGAGGGAGTTACTAGCTGAACAAAGGGACATAGGACTAGGAGAGAAACCACTCCCTCCAGACACTATGGAGGAGGGACTCCCAAGCATAGCTGCCCAGGGGACGCCACTCTCTGTCCCAGGGCTGGAACAAGAAGAGCCTGTGGTAAAGGAGAAAGAGGCTGTTCCAGACATCCTTGAGGAACAAGGCAGCAAGGACAGAGGCCCAGACTCTGGGgcagaaacagaggaagagaaagatacCTGGGAGCAAAAgaagcagagggaagcagagaggctTCCCGATAGAACAGAAGACAGAGACGAAAGTGAACCTGAGGTAAAGGAGGATGTGATAGAGAAGGCTGAGTTAGAAGAAATGGAGGAGTTACACCCTtcagatgaggaagaggaagagacaaaggCTGAGAGTTTTTACCACAAACATATGCAGGAAACCTTGAAGGTAACTCCACAGGGCAAGGAGGCTCTTGGAGGCCGGGATCTGGGACTCCAAGGCAAGGCCCCGGAGAAGGAGACTTCGTCATTCCTAAGCAGCCTGGCCACACCTGCAGGAGCCACTGAACATGTCTCTTACATCCAGGATGAAACAATCCCTGGCTACTCAGAGACCGAGCAGACTATCTCAGATGAAGAGATCCATGATGAGCCAGAGGACCGCCCAGCTCCACCGAGATTTCCTACAAGTACATATGACCTCCCTGGGCCTGAAGGTCCTAGCCCCTTTGAGGCTAGCCAGCCTCCAGACAGTGCTATTCCTGCCACCTCCAGCAAAGGCTATGGAGCACCAGAAACTGAACTTACCTACCCCCCAAACATGGTGGCCGCTCCTTTGGCTGAAGAAGAGCACGTGTCCTCAGCCACCTCAATCACTGAGTGTGACAAGCTTTCTTCCTTTGCCACATCTGTGGCTGAGGACCAATCTGTGGCTTCACTCACAGCTCCCCAGACAGAGGAGACAGGCAAGAGCTCACTGCTACTTGACACAGTCACAAGCATCCCCTCCTCCCGCACTGAAGCCACTCAAGGCTTGGACTATGTGCCATCAGCTGGTACCATCTCACCCACCTCCTCACTGGAAGAAGACAAGGGCTTCAAATCACCACCCTGTGAGGATTTCTCTGTGACTGGGGAattggagaagaaaggagagattgCAGGGAAAGGCTTACCTGGAGAGAGAGCcgtggaagaggaagaggaggagactgCAAATGTAGAGATGTCTGAGAAACTTCACAGTCAATATGGAACCCCGATGTTTGGTGTCCCTGGGCACACCCTACATCCAGGGGAACCAGCCTTCGGAGAAGTGGAGGAGCGCTGCCTCAGCCCAGATGACAGCACAGTAAAGATGGCCTCTCCTCCACCATCTGGCCCACCCAGTGCCACCCATACACCCTTTCATCAGTCTCCAGTGGAAGAAAAGTCTGAGCCCCAAGACTTTCAGGAAGCAGGCTCCTGGGAAGACACTAAGCATACACCAAGTGTGGGCAGAGAAGATGCTGCAGAGGAGACAGTCAAGCCAGGGCCTGAAGAGGGCACACTAGGGGAGAAGGCAAAGGTCTCTCCTCCCAGGAGTCCCCTGGCCCAGGAATCACCCATCAATATTGCTGAGGGACATATAGGCTGCACCATCCAACTGTTGCCAGAACAGGACAAAGCAATAGTCTTTGAGACTGTGGAGGCAGGAGAATCCACAGGCCCAATCCTGGGATCAGAAGCCCTCCCCAGAGATTTGAGAACATCACTCCAAGAACCTGGCGAACCTCAGAAAGATGAGGTGCTCCAATTTCCTGACCGAGGCATCTCCCCTGAAGATGCAGagtctctctctgtcctcagcGTGGTCTCCCCAGACATCGCCAACCAAGAAGCCATCCCCAAGTCTACCTGTGGCCTGACAGAACCACAGCTACACAAAGACCTTTGGCCAGAAGTATCTCCAGAAGATACCCGGTCACTTTCTCTGTCAGAAGAGAGTCCCAGCAAGGAAACCTCTCTGGATATCTCTTCTAAGCAGCTGTCTCCAGAAAGCCTTGGCACCCTCCAGTTTGGGGAACTAAgccttggaaaggaagaaaaggggcCTCTGATGCAGACTGAGGACACCTTTCACCACCTAGCCCCTGCATCTATTCCAGAACCCCATGCAGGCACAGTGTCACCTCCCACAATGGGGACCACAGGATACTCTGCACAGGCAGACATCACAGATGAGAGCCCTGAAGGAAAATTACCTGCTAGCTCCTTCTCTCACTATACACTGTTGGGAGATGGGAAGCACTCACCTGGAGGGATGACAAGCCCTGGTGAACACATTCTAACACCTGATAGCTCCCTCACCAAGAGTCCCGAGTCTTTGCCAAGCCCTGCCATGGAGGACATTGCCATGGAGTGGGAAGGTAAAGTTCCAGAGTTGAAAGACAGAACACCAGAGCAGGACAAGGGACTTGAGGCAAAGGATGAAGTCCTACAGCAGAAGGATGAAACTCTGGAGCAGAAGGATATTGTCATAGAGCAGAAGGATACAGGCATTGATCAGAAGGATGAGGCtctggaagaaaagaacaaggctGTGGAACAGCAGGATAAGGCTTTAGAACAAAAACGCAGAGACTTAGAACAAAGGGACACAGCCCTGGAACAGAAGGACAAGGCCCTGGAACCACAAGACAAAGACTTAGAACCAAAAGACAGAGACTTAGAGCCAAAAGACAAAGACTTAGAACCAAAAGACAGAGACTTAGAGCCAAAAGACGAAGACttagaacaaaaagacagagacttAGAACAAAAAGATAAGGACTTGGAACAGGAGGACAAGGTTccagaagagaaagatgaaaccTTAGAACAAAAAATCAGAGATTTTGAACATAAAGACAAGGTTCCAGAGGACCAGGTCCCTGAACTGAAGGGCAAACTCCTAGAACAGACAGACAAAGCCCCTGAACAGAAGGACAAGGCCGAGGAACAAAAAGACATGGACTTAGAACAAAAAGGCAAGGCCCTGGAACAGAAGGACAAGGTCTTGGAAAAGAAGGATCAGGCCTTAGAACAAAAATATTGGGCCTTAGGACAGAAGGATGAAGCCCTGGAACAAAACAATAAGTCTGTTAAACAGAAAGATAAGGTTCTTGAAGAAAAAACTCAGGAGCAGGAGAGCCTAGTACAGGAGGATAAAACCATGAAACCAAAGAAGATCCTAGAGGAAAAACCTCCAGAAAAAGTCGAGGCTGTGGAACAGAAGGAAGAAGCTCTGCCAGAGAAGACTAAAGCTCTGGGACTAGAAGAGAGCCCAGTGCAGGAGGACAAGGCccaggagcaggaagagaagaCCTGGAAGGAGCAGGATGTGGTCCAGGAGTGGAGAGAAACATCTCCAACCAGAGAGGAgccatttggaaaacagaaagagcCTGCCCGGACATGGGAGGACACATCTCCTGAGCAGGAGGACAGGTACTGGAGGGGCAGAGAGGATGTAGCCCTGGAACAGGACACATACTGGAGGGAGCTGAGCTGTGAGCGGAAGGTTTGGTTCCCTCATGAGCTAGATGGCCAGGGGGCCCGGCCACGGTACACAGAAGAGGGGGAGAGCACTTTCCTCGATGAGGGACCAGATGATGAGCGTAAAGTGCCCCCCTTGGAGCACACACCCCAGAGTCCCTGGGCCTCAGACTTCAAGGGTTTCCAGGAGCCCTCCCCACAGAAGGGGCTGGAGGTGGAACGCTGGCTTGCTGAGTCACCAGTTGGGCTGCCACCAGAGGAAGAGGACAAGCTGACCCGCTCCCCTTTTGAGATTCTTTCTCCGCCATCCTCTCCACCTGAGATGGCTAGACAGAGGGTTCCTCCCGCCCCAGGAGAAGAGAGCCCTATCTCAGAGCCTAATCCCATGCTACCTATGAGGAACGAACCCACCACCCCCTCATGGCTGGCTGACATCCCACCATGGGTGCCCAAGGACAGGGCCCTGCCCCCTGCACCCCtctctccagctccagctcccccCACGCCTGCTCCAGAGCCACACACTCCTGCGCCCTTCTCCTGGGGCACAGCTGAGTATGACAGTGTGGTGGCTGCAGTGCAGGAGGGGGCAGCTGAGTTGGAAGGTGGGCCATACTCCCCCCTGGGGAAGGACTACCGCAAAGCTGAAGgtgaaagggaagaagaaggtggggctggggctcctgACAGTAGCCCCTGCAGCTCAAAGGTCCCAGAGGCCAGCGAGAGCCATGGTACCAAGGAACCCGAGCAGACAGAGCCAGAACAGAGAGAGCCCACACCCTATCCTGATGAGAGAAGCTTTCAGTACGCAGACATCTATGAGCAGATGATGCTTACTGGGCTTGGCCCTGCGTGCCCCACTAGGGAGCCTCCACTTGGAGCAGCTGGGGATTGGCCCCCACGCATCTCAACCAAGGAGGAGGCTGCTGGCCGAAACACATCTGCAGAGAAGGAGCTTTCATCTCCTGTCTCACCCAAGACCCTCCAATTCGACACTCCAACCTTCAGCTATGCAGCCCTGGCGGGACCCACTGTACCTGCCAGGCAGGAGCCTGAGCCAAGGCCAAGTGTGGAGCCCAGCCTCATCCCACCTGCAGTACCCCCCCGTGTTCCTATCCCCTTGAGCAAAGGCCCAAGCCCCCCTCTTAATGGCAACATCCTGAGCTGTAGCCCAGATAGGAGAACTCCATCCCCTAAGGAATCAGGCCGAGGTCACTGGGATGACAGTACTAGTGACTCAGAGCTGGAGAAGGGGGCTCGGGAACAGCCAGAGAAAGAGACCCAGTCCCCAAGTCCTCCTCACCCCATCACTGCGGGGCCTCCCACATTGTGGCCTGAAAGTGAGGCACATACTAGCCCTTCCTCCGACTCACAATTGGGTCCTGCCCGACCCAGCCTGGACTTCCCTGCTTCAGCCTTTGGCTTCTCTTCATTGCAGCCAGCTCCTCCACAGCTGCCCTCTCCAGCTGAACCGCGCTCGGCACCCTGTGGCTCCCTTGCCTTCTCTGGGGACCGAGCTCTTGCTCTGGCTCCAGGGCCCCCCACCAGAGCCCGGCATGATGAGTACCTAGAAGTGACCAAGGCCCCCAGCCTGGACTCCTCACTGCCCCAGCTCCCATCACCTGGCTCTCCTGGGGCCCCTCTCCTCTCCAATCTTCCACGACCTGCCTCACCAGTCCTGTCTGAAGGCTCCTCCTCTGAGGCCACCACACCTGTGATTTCAAGTGTGGCTGAGCGCTTTCCTCCTGGCCTGGAGGCTGCGGAACAGGGATCTGTAGAGCTGGTCCCAGGAATAGAACCAGCTGCCCACAGCCTCTGGGACCTCACTCCTCTGAGCCTTGCACCTCCAGCTTCACTGGACttggctccagctccagctccaagCCTGCCTGGAGACATGGATGATGGCACCCTGCCCTGCCGCCTGGAGTGCTCAGGGGCAACCACCAAGAAGCCAAGCTCCTTCCAGGGTCCCTCTGGGGATTGTGCCACCAATGGCCCAACTGAAACCAGCCCCAaccccccaggccctgccctaaCCAAGGCTGAGAAAGAAGAGGCCGAGGTCTGCCCTGCCTGGGAACGTGGGGCCTGGCCTGAGGGAGCTGAGAGGAGCTCCCAGCCTGACACGCAACTTTCCTCTGAGCAGCCCCTGTGCCCTGGAGGGGCCTCTGGAGGCCAACCTAGAAGTACCTCCCCTGAGACTGAGGCTGGGCCCCAAGGATGTGCTGCTGAGCCCCGGCCCCACCGCGGGGAGCTCTCCCCATCCTTCTTGAACCcacctctgccccactccactgaTGACAGTGACCGCTCAACTGAGGAAGCTCGGCTGGTAGGGAGAGGGGGACGGCGCCGGATGGGGGGCCCAGGGGCCACAGGGGGCCCATGCCCTGTGGCAGATGAGACACCCCCAACGTCAGCCAGTGACTCAGGCTCCTCACAGTCAGATTCTGACGTTCCCCCAGAAACTGAGGAGTGTCCATCTATCACAGCTGAGGCAGCCCTTGACTCAGATGAAGATGGGGACTTCCTGCCTGTGGACAAAGCTGGGGGGATCAGTGGAACTCACCATCCCAGGCCTGGCCATGACCCACCCCCTATCCCCCAGCCAGACCCCCACCCATCCCCTCCCCGCCCTGATGTGTGCATGGCTGACCCCGAGGGGCTCAGTTCAGAGTCTGGAAGGGTAGAGAGGCTACGAGAAAAGGAGAAGGCACAGGGGAGAGTAGGACGCAGGGCCCCAGGCAGGGCCAAACCAGCGTCTCCTGCACGGCGTCTGGATCTTCGGGGAAAACGCTCACCTACCCCTGGTAAAGGGCCTGCAGATCGAGCATCCCGGGTTCCACCCCGACCACGCAGCACTCCAAGCCAGGTTACCCCAGCAGAGGAAAAGGATGGACACAGCCCCATGTCCAAAGGCCTAGTCAATGGACTCAAGGCAGGACCAA GTGACTTTGATCCCTACTCATGA